The following proteins come from a genomic window of Heptranchias perlo isolate sHepPer1 chromosome 14, sHepPer1.hap1, whole genome shotgun sequence:
- the LOC137332269 gene encoding protocadherin-18-like — protein MGRALLLLICCCLVTTACPQDVPGDRVVAGPEDPPPGTGPRDREERRRREPDRGPARCRLQPTVLGVPGNGVSSSAAGPDVVLVPEGVAENAVIALVEMSDADSGVECKLEADGNFRLVKTYERNYVIVTNTSLDREERMQYNLTLIAEDNRSPSFTSTVQITVKVTDENDNAPVFSESAYRASVMENALSNTTILTVTASDVDLGANGQVTYSILDFYVSGTPISSLIGIHPTAGTIYALEPCDYERTPTVDFVVEARDGGQPPARATVPVRLDVVDLNDNRPVFTSPAWPRMAVPIAAEPAVGGDCADGLGFASSSSRRRQSVYPVTTVKAEDADSGANGELLYKLVGGDGEGVFSVNGSTGEIRAAVCNVGDLLAKEWTIVVCAGDRGSPSLSSRTLLKLTFVRAMDPNPASERLGAPVVAVISLGALCPLVLLATLVLFRNRHKSGKRDPRAYNCRHAETAYQLHPKRPQRQIQKTDITLLHPGRRGGQEERSPGPPSSPPPPPPLRARTPEEPPSREEQVEAERPYPTLRRDRDSHHHQLLRELVRLSMAGFSDCTLELTPISPHVQQISQLLSLLHQGQFQPRPNFRGNKYLKNYRVAMQEADRVSLKDSGQGESEEGDSDSDTGRNSPIDRLLEEGLSDLLVRGGWTSPTVLGSRASASDELSLEDLCWMLPSSLPLRLQGERV, from the exons ATGGGACGGGCGCTGCTGCTCCTGATCTGCTGCTGCCTTGTAACCACCGCTTGTCCTCAGGATGTGCCGGGTGACCGGGTGGTCGCCGGGCCCGAGGACCCCCCGCCCGGTACCGGACCCCGGGACCGTGAGGAGAGGAGACGCCGAGAGCCCGACCGGGGCCCCGCTCGCTGCCGCCTCCAGCCCACAG TTCTGGGCGTTCCCGGGAATGGCGTCTCCTCGTCTGCCGCTGGCCCCGATGTTGTCCTGGTACCGGAGGGGGTTGCGGAGAATGCTGTCATTGCCCTGGTCGAGATGTCTGATGCCGATTCCGGGGTGGAGTGCAAGCTCGAAGCCGACGGGAACTTTCGTCTCGTGAAGACCTACGAGAGGAATTATGTCATCGTGACCAACACCAGCCTGGATCGGGAGGAGAGGATGCAGTACAATCTAACGCTGATCGCCGAGGACAACAGGAGTCCGTCCTTTACCTCAACCGTCCAAATCACGGTCAAGGTCACCGATGAGAACGATAATGCCCCCGTGTTCAGTGAAAGTGCTTACCGGGCGTCAGTAATGGAGAACGCTCTTTCCAACACTACTATTCTGACGGTGACCGCCTCCGATGTTGACCTGGGCGCCAATGGCCAAGTCACTTACTCTATTCTGGACTTCTACGTGTCGGGAACTCCCATATCGTCGTTAATCGGCATCCACCCCACCGCGGGGACGATCTACGCCCTTGAGCCTTGTGACTACGAGCGAACGCCAACGGTTGACTTTGTGGTTGAGGCCAGAGATGGCGGTCAACCCCCGGCCAGGGCCACGGTGCCCGTCAGGCTGGACGTTGTCGACCTGAACGACAATCGGCCGGTCTTCACCTCTCCGGCGTGGCCGAGGATGGCCGTGCCCATCGCGGCTGAGCCGGCAGTGGGCGGGGACTGTGCCGACGGGCTCGGCTTTGCGTCCAGCAGCTCCCGCCGGCGGCAGAGCGTCTACCCGGTCACCACGGTAAAAGCGGAGGATGCCGACTCCGGCGCCAATGGCGAGCTGCTCTACAAGCTGGTGGGCGGCGATGGAGAGGGCGTCTTTAGCGTGAACGGGAGCACCGGGGAGATCCGAGCCGCCGTTTGCAACGTCGGCGACCTGCTGGCGAAGGAATGGACCATCGTGGTGTGCGCGGGAGACCGGGGCAGCCCGTCCCTCTCCTCCAGGACCCTCCTGAAGTTGACCTTTGTCCGTGCCATGGACCCTAATCCGGCAAGTGAGCGGCTGGGTGCCCCGGTTGTCGCGGTGATCTCCCTCGGAGCGCTGTGCCCCTTGGTTCTGTTGGCCACCCTGGTCTTGTTTAGAAACAGGCACAAGTCCGGGAAACGTGACCCCAGAGCGTACAACTGCCGCCACGCAGAGACCGCCTACCAGCTGCACCCAAAGCGACCCCAGAGGCAGATCCAGAAGACGGACATCACCCTGCTGCACCCGGGCAGACGCGGTGGGCAGGAGGAGCGGTCCCCAGggcctccctcttcccctcctcctcctcctcctctccgtgCCAGGACTCCAGAGGAGCCCCCCTCccgggaggagcaggtggaggcggAGAGGCCCTATCCCACTCTCCGGAGAGACCgagactcccatcaccaccagctCCTGAGGGAGCTGGTTAGACTGTCCATGGCCGGGTTCTCTGACTGCACCCTGGAGCTCACCCCCATCTCGCCACACGTCCAG CAAATCTCCCAGCTGCTGTCCTTACTGCACCAGGGACAGTTCCAACCAAGGCCAAATTTTCGGGgaaataaatatttaaagaacTACAG GGTTGCGATGCAGGAGGCCGACAGGGTTAGTCTGAAAgacagtggacagggagagagtgaggaaggAGATAGTGACAGCGATACAGGCAGGAACTCACCCATTGACCGCCTGCTCGAGGAGGGACTAAGTGACCTGCTGGTCAGGGGCGGCTGGACATCTCCAACAG TGCTGGGCTCGCGGGCCAGTGCCAGCGATGAGCTGAGTCTGGAGGATCTGTGCTGGATGCTGCCCTCGTCACTGCCCCTCCGATTACAAGGAGAACGTGTTTAA